TAACCGCTACGCTCATTGCGGTGCCCTTGATGGCTCACTACATGTATGCACCGAAACAGCTTCTTGAAATGGGGCAGCTACCTGGAAACGATGATTGGTTTTCAAATGTGGTTAAGTCTATGCTACCAGGACCCACGGCGCAGATGACCTTTGGACAAATTACTGAAATTGGAGCCATGTTGTTCCTGAGTTGGGTAGGTGCTCGGGCCCGAGTCAAAGCTTTGGTCATCGTCGCCCTCATCGTAGGCGTTACACGGTTTGCTGTCTACGCTCTCGCTGGCCAAACAGGTATCATGATGTGGATGTGGTTGGGGGTTTCTCTACACGGCCCCTGTTATACCTTGTTCTCGATTACAGGACAGATGTTCATGGATAGAAGGGTGCCTCGTAACATGAGAGGTCAGGCGCAAGCCCTTTTTGGCTTGCTGAGCGGTAGTGTCGGCGGCTCAGTCGGCGCACTCACATGCGGCTTCGTATTCTCAATGACTGGAGCAGGGCAGACCTGGATGGCTTGGACCATCTTCTGGACCATTCTATCCCTTATGGTGCTGCTGTGCTTGGTGTATTTCAGCATCGGCTACAAAACGATCCAGCACACACACGACGAGAACTAGAATAGTTTCTCCAGAGCTTGTCTCATATTCGCCTCAGTATGAGGACCAATACTTGCGATGGAGATGTTCTCGCGCATAAATGTCTTGCTGGTGAGTGCGCGGATTTCATCCAAGGTGACTGAGGCTAGGGTAGCTCGTGCCTCTTCCGGATCAATGATTTTACCAAAACTCATCAGGGAGTCTCCCATCCAGCTCATGCGGGAATGTGTGCTCTCCAGGCCAATCTTGGCCTGTCCGTCCGCATATCGTTTCGACTGTCGCAGTTCAGCTGCGGTAAAGCCATTGTTTTTGAGGTCAGCTAAAACCATGTGCAGAGCATCGATGCATTCGTCCAATCTTTGAGCATCAAGACCGACGTGAATTTCAAAGGTGCCCGTATCCTCGTAGAGGCTGTAGTCGGAGGAAATACTGTAGCACAGGCCCCGCTTCTCTCTAAGTTCCTGGAAAAGGCGTGAGCTCATGGTTTCACCTAACAGGAAGCTTAGCATGCGAAGGATGTGGCGGTCGCTCGAGTGGCGTCCATTGGTGTGATAGGCAATCGCAAGATGCACTTGTTCAATCTCACGCTGATCATGGAGCAGGGGGAGATCCTGAACTTCAGCGGATCTTCTATCAGGGTCGAAATGTTCGAATGTCTTCTGCGGAGTCGAGGCGGCTGGGAGAAACTTGTCCGCCAGTTTCAAGACGTCCTCATGCTTTACATTGCCGGCAACGGCCAGCGTCAAACCCTCCACAGAGTAATGCTCTTCGGCAAACTCCTCAAGGGTTTCACGATGGATGCTCTGAATAGAGGCTTCTGTGCCTGTGATGGGGCGACCAAGTGGGTGATCTGGCCACAGGGCTGCAGACAAGAGGTCATGAAGGTGATCACCCGGGTTTTCCTGATACATAACAATCTCTTCGGCGATCACCTCGCGCTCCCGTTCAATCTCTTCTATGGAGAAAGTAGAATGCCACAGCATATCGGCCATGACCTCAAGGAATTCAGGCAGTAGTTCGACCGGTCCACGTGTCTCCAGGCAGGTTTGATCTTCCGTGGTGTAAGCATTGATAGTCCCGCCGGCACCTTCAATCGCTATAGCGAGATCTAGGGCTGAGCGGTCGCTTGTCCCCTTGAAGATCATGTGCTCAAGAAAGTGAGCTACGCCATTAACTGCGAGCTCCTCATAGCGGCTTCCTACTGGGATGTAGATCCCTACAGAAACGCTGTCCATGTAGGGCATTTCCGATGTGGCTACATGGAAACCGCGCAGTTGGTCGTGATGCATTTGCATGAAATTTAGGAACGTAGTTTCTCCGCCAACTGAATGTCTTGGGGAAAAGTGATTTTGATATTTGGGGTGTTATTCTCAACCAGGTGAGTAGCCACGCCGATCAACTCAAGAGCGGAAACCTCATCGGTAACAAGTGAGCCAGAAGATTCGACCGCTTCATAAGCCTTCTGCAGTAGCTCACGCTTGAAGATTTGAGGGGTTTCCATAGCCCATAGGTTATCCCTATCTACAGCTGCAACAACGACTCCTTGGTCGTCGGAGCGCTTCACAGTATCGACAATCCGCTTAGCCGATGTTGCCGCACCAAATTGAGACGCTGCAATAATCGTTTTCTCAATTTGTTGAGGCGAGATGAGAGGCCTTGCACCATCGTGCACCGATATCAGTTGGGCATCACTAGTTAGGGCCTTGATGCCATTATAGACGGAATTGTGTCGATCTGATCCGCCATCAACTCTACTAACAGGAATACTTAAATCTGATAGACCTAACTGGTTAAATCTATCTTCTGGGCACACCACGATTATCTCACAGATTTCTGGAGTGCTGGCGAAGGCTTTGATGGAGTGCTTGAGTACCGGTTCACCATCGAGGGGAGCCAGAAGCTTATCAAAGCCCATTCTTCTGCTAGTACCAGCAGCGACAATGATGGCAGCGGTCGACATCAGCTTAGATTAGGATAGGGCCTTCATGACGGCTTGAGATAGGGTCTTTCCATCAGCACGACCTTCCGTGCTCTTCTGGAGGACTCCCATGACTTTGCCCATGTCAGCGCGTGTAGAAGCACCTGTTTCGGTGATAGCCGCAGTGACTGCAGCTTCGATCTCCGCATCGCTCAATGCTGCCGGAAGATATTTTTCAAGGACGGTAACTTCAGCCTGCTCTGCGTCTGCAAGCTCAGGGCGGCCAGCATCCTGATATTGTTTAATGGAATCCTGGCGCTGCTTGATTTGTTTACGAACCACAGCCATGGCCTCGGTCTCGTCCAGTTCTGCACTGGCGCCGCCTTTTTCGATCGCAGCATTCTTGATAGCAGAAATTAGAGAGCGGATGGTGGTGAGAGCAACCTTGTCTTTGGACTTCATTGCATCTTTCATGTCTGACTTGAGAGTTTCTTGAATGCTCATAGCTCAACTGTGTGCAGCTTCATGGAACATGCAAGTGTGAAGTGATGGGGGAGATGAATGCTGCGGGGAAATCTAATAAAAGATGCGCATGGTTCGTTAACTTCATATGGCTAGTTCTAAATCCGAACAACTATTGAAGGACGACGAGCCAATGATGGATATTTCATCACTGATCGACGTGTGTTTTTTGCTGCTTATCTTCTTTCTCGTCACTTCGACGATTTTGCCGACCGAGAGAGACCTGATGTTGAAGTTGCCTGATGGCAGGGGTGTCCCCTCTGAGGATGTAGTGATTAACTTGAGTGTCGATGCTCAGGGGCAAATCAAAATGAAGAGTGGGGGAGTAGAGGAAGTTATCGATAGTGATAGCAATAATCGAAATCTACCCAAGCTGGTAGATCGGCTACAACTGTTCAAGATGGCCGCCGGACCCAATGACGTTGTGGCGATGATCGATGTCGACGACGCAGCAAGTCAGCAGCGTTTTATAGATGTCATGAACTGCCTCGCAGGAGAAGAGGTTACCAAGGTGGCTTTCACGGCTAGAGATTAATTTCAACTTGGCAAAAACGCAGTGTAGGGACACCTTGTTGACATGTTCACCACTCTAGGAAAAACAATCACAATGGCACTTGGTGTCTGCGCGCTGGGATCCACCCTGCTCGCAGCCGAGGTGGAGCAGCCAGATGAAAGCAAAGGCTGGAAGAAACTCTTCGACGGCAAAACAACCAAAGGGTGGCGCACCTATAACCAGAGGGAAGCTAAGCCTCAATGGCAAGCTGTTGATGGTGCGCTCACACTAACGAAGCCCGGCGGCGGCAATCTTATTACTGAAGGGCAGTATGAGAACTTTGATCTCCGCTTGGAATGGAAAATTCCGAAAGGTCGTAATAGTGGGCTCTTTATTGGTGCAAAGGAGAGTGAACGAGTGATTTACCAGGATGCTATCGAAATGCAGATCCTCGGAAATACAGGCTTTCCAAAGCTTGATGACTACCACATTGCGGGTTCAATCTACGGTTTCTTTCCAAGTAAGAGGGAATGGGCAAAGCCTGACGGAGAGTGGAACAAAGTCAGAATCCTTAAGAAAGACGGAAACATCAAAGTTTTCTTTAATGATCAAGTTGTTGCAGACTTCAAGCCTTCTAGCGAAGAGTTTGCTCAGATGATTGCTAAGACGAAGTTTAAGGCTTGGCCTCAGTTCGGGAAGCATGAAAAGGGGCATATTGGCTTCCAGGACCATGGAGATAGTCACGGCCTCGCAATCCGGAATATTTGGATCAAAGAGCTTGATGCGAAGTAATTAGCGGTAATAGTACCGACATCATGCATCATAGACACAAAGCACTTTGCTTCATTTTGCTCTCGATCTCCTGTAGCGGAAGCCTTCGAGCTGAGCAACCGGCTTACATAGGCGGGGCTGGAGATAATCAGCAGGAGATCGTAAGTGCTTTGCAAAAAATTACTCCAGAGCAGAGAGACGGACTGGTCTTTCTGCTCAAACACATGCCCGAATCCGACCTTAAGACTCTCAAGGCGGATTTTCTACTGCAAAACGTTGATTTTGCCTACCGCGCCAGGAATTCATTCGTCTGGGCTAAAGAGGTTCCAGAGGAGATCTTCCTCAATGATGTTCTTCCTTATGCCTCACTTGACGAGAGGCGTGACAATTGGCGAGGAGACTTTTACAAAAGGTTTAGTAATGTCGTTAAGGAGGCCAAATCTCTGGATGAGGCCTGTCTCTTGGTTAACAAGCAGATCAAGGAGGTTGTTAAGGTTGAATACAACACCAAGCGGAAGAAGCCAAACCAAAGCCCCTATGAGTCCATGGAACAAGGGATGGCTAGCTGCAGTGGTCTTTCCATTCTCTTGGTTAATGCCCTGCGTTCTGTGGGCATTCCAGCTCGGGTAGCAGGCATTCCGGCGTGGACAACAAAGCATGGAAACCACAACTGGGTAGAATACTGGTCACCTAAAGACAAACAGTGGCATTTTATTGAGTATTATCCAGACGCTAATGGTCCTGACCACTCATGGTTTGTCGCGGATGCGCAACAGGCAAACCCTAAGAGTTTTATCCACAGCATTTATGCTACGTCCTGGAAATCGACAGGCATCCATTTTCCCATGGTTTGGGATATGGAGAGTAAAATGGTTCCTGGGGTAAATGTGACCGAGCGTTACTTGAGTAAAGACCCCACTGCAGATAAGGACCTGTGTGAGTTACGTATAGATTTCACGAACGAATCCGGGACTCGTGAGGCCATAGACATTCGAGTAGTTCAAGGTGATGTAGTGCTACATCAAGGGAAAACACCGGGGCCGCAGGACGACATGAACCGCTTTTTCCAGGCAAAAGTCAAAAAGGAGCAACTTTATCAGATTGTCTGGGCAGTAGACGGCCAAACCAAACCTCAAATAAAAGAAATTAAGCCAACCAAAGA
Above is a genomic segment from Rubritalea squalenifaciens DSM 18772 containing:
- a CDS encoding M16 family metallopeptidase gives rise to the protein MQMHHDQLRGFHVATSEMPYMDSVSVGIYIPVGSRYEELAVNGVAHFLEHMIFKGTSDRSALDLAIAIEGAGGTINAYTTEDQTCLETRGPVELLPEFLEVMADMLWHSTFSIEEIEREREVIAEEIVMYQENPGDHLHDLLSAALWPDHPLGRPITGTEASIQSIHRETLEEFAEEHYSVEGLTLAVAGNVKHEDVLKLADKFLPAASTPQKTFEHFDPDRRSAEVQDLPLLHDQREIEQVHLAIAYHTNGRHSSDRHILRMLSFLLGETMSSRLFQELREKRGLCYSISSDYSLYEDTGTFEIHVGLDAQRLDECIDALHMVLADLKNNGFTAAELRQSKRYADGQAKIGLESTHSRMSWMGDSLMSFGKIIDPEEARATLASVTLDEIRALTSKTFMRENISIASIGPHTEANMRQALEKLF
- the ispD gene encoding 2-C-methyl-D-erythritol 4-phosphate cytidylyltransferase, translating into MSTAAIIVAAGTSRRMGFDKLLAPLDGEPVLKHSIKAFASTPEICEIIVVCPEDRFNQLGLSDLSIPVSRVDGGSDRHNSVYNGIKALTSDAQLISVHDGARPLISPQQIEKTIIAASQFGAATSAKRIVDTVKRSDDQGVVVAAVDRDNLWAMETPQIFKRELLQKAYEAVESSGSLVTDEVSALELIGVATHLVENNTPNIKITFPQDIQLAEKLRS
- a CDS encoding GatB/YqeY domain-containing protein — protein: MSIQETLKSDMKDAMKSKDKVALTTIRSLISAIKNAAIEKGGASAELDETEAMAVVRKQIKQRQDSIKQYQDAGRPELADAEQAEVTVLEKYLPAALSDAEIEAAVTAAITETGASTRADMGKVMGVLQKSTEGRADGKTLSQAVMKALS
- a CDS encoding ExbD/TolR family protein: MASSKSEQLLKDDEPMMDISSLIDVCFLLLIFFLVTSTILPTERDLMLKLPDGRGVPSEDVVINLSVDAQGQIKMKSGGVEEVIDSDSNNRNLPKLVDRLQLFKMAAGPNDVVAMIDVDDAASQQRFIDVMNCLAGEEVTKVAFTARD
- a CDS encoding 3-keto-disaccharide hydrolase — encoded protein: MFTTLGKTITMALGVCALGSTLLAAEVEQPDESKGWKKLFDGKTTKGWRTYNQREAKPQWQAVDGALTLTKPGGGNLITEGQYENFDLRLEWKIPKGRNSGLFIGAKESERVIYQDAIEMQILGNTGFPKLDDYHIAGSIYGFFPSKREWAKPDGEWNKVRILKKDGNIKVFFNDQVVADFKPSSEEFAQMIAKTKFKAWPQFGKHEKGHIGFQDHGDSHGLAIRNIWIKELDAK
- a CDS encoding transglutaminase-like domain-containing protein encodes the protein MHHRHKALCFILLSISCSGSLRAEQPAYIGGAGDNQQEIVSALQKITPEQRDGLVFLLKHMPESDLKTLKADFLLQNVDFAYRARNSFVWAKEVPEEIFLNDVLPYASLDERRDNWRGDFYKRFSNVVKEAKSLDEACLLVNKQIKEVVKVEYNTKRKKPNQSPYESMEQGMASCSGLSILLVNALRSVGIPARVAGIPAWTTKHGNHNWVEYWSPKDKQWHFIEYYPDANGPDHSWFVADAQQANPKSFIHSIYATSWKSTGIHFPMVWDMESKMVPGVNVTERYLSKDPTADKDLCELRIDFTNESGTREAIDIRVVQGDVVLHQGKTPGPQDDMNRFFQAKVKKEQLYQIVWAVDGQTKPQIKEIKPTKDDGWLNVKLGAGKAN